A window of Nitrospirota bacterium genomic DNA:
AGACACAGGACTCCGGCATGATGATTATCGGCGGGCCGCTCCGAATCATGTTCGTCACGACCCACGTCGCAATCAAAGACTTGTCGTCCCTCCTCACCCAAGCCAAGATCGAAAAAGCCATCAGATTGGCTCATGTGGCCCTGAAAGACTTGTTTGGGATTAAGAAACCGAGAGTCGGTGTCGCCGCGTTGAATCCTCATGCAGGAGAACATGGACTGTTCGGGGACGAAGAAGCGCGGATCATTCTCCCGGCGGCTCGTGCGGCGCAGGCCCAGGGGATTCGCGCCAGCGATCCCTTGCCGGCCGATACCCTGTTTGGCAAGGCGGCGAGGGGCGATTACGATGGAGTGGTGGCCCTGTATCACGACCAGGGGTTGATTCCCTTAAAACTTGTCGCGTTCGGTACCTGTGTGAACCTGACGGTGGGATTGCCGATCATTCGCACCTCGGTCGATCATGGGACGGCGTTCGATATTGTGGGGAAAGGCATTGCAGACCCCGGCAGCCTGGTTGAGGCGATCACGCTGGCCGCGACGTTAGCCAAGAGACGGTGAGGGGCCCGTCCGGTTTTATGTAGTGTGAATCAAACCAGATAAACCAGACGAACGAGACAGCCCAGACAGACCATCGTAAGAGGAGCCTATTGATGACCAGCCAATCGGGTGCGGCGCGGGACATGATACAGAAGCAGTTGAAAGATTTGGACGTGATTTTCTCAGAGACCATGGAGACGCTCAACACGGTTGCCGGAGCCGAACGACTCGTCAAATGGAAAGCCAGAACGGTTGCGCTCCTCACGGAATCTCTGGGACCGAAGGAAGGGCAGAAGTTTGCAGCGCTGCAGCCGGGGCCCTCATTTACCAACGACTTGGTGGAAGAGTTTACGGATCTCATCGACTATTTCAAAACGCCGCTGCTCGATCTGGTGAAACAACTGGCGCAAGCCGCGCCTCCTCTTTCCGGCGGGAATTAACTGGTGTCGATTCCTGATCTCCCTCCCCCGCTCAAGCGGCTCGGCCAAAATTTTCTCATCGATCCCAACATCGTGCGCAAAATCGTCGCCTTGGCGGATCTGAGCCCCAACGACCATGTGTTAGAAATCGGGCCAGGCCGCGGCGTCCTGACAGAGATGCTGAGTCACGCAGCCGGTCGGGTGACGGCGGTTGAACTGGATCCACGGCTTCATGCCTATCTCGAGACCAGACAGGCGGAATTTCCGAATGTCGAGTTGGTCTGCGATGACGCATTGGCCTATCCGGTCGAGCGCTTGCCGATGGGGACAGTTGTCGTGGCCAATTTGCCCTACTACATTTCAACCCCGCTGCTCTTTCGATTACTTGACCAGCGTGGCCGGTTTCCCCGTATGGTGCTCATGCTGCAGAACGAGGTGGCCGATCGATTGGTGGCCCGGCCTGGCGGGTCGGATTATGGCGTCCTCTCCGTGATGGCGCAGTATGCCGCCGATATCACCAAATCGTTTCGTGTTTCAGCTCAATGTTTCAGGCCTAGGCCGGACGTGGGCTCAGCGGTGGTGCTGCTCCGCGCGAACGAACACCTGAGGCTTGGCCTGCAGGAAGAGGTGGCCTTTCGCGCATTCGTGAAGGCCGCCTTCGCGCATCGAAGAAAAACGCTCATCAATTCCCTGCGAGACGAAGGATTTGAGATCCATCGTGTGGCCGAGACATTGGAACGGTTGGAGATTGGTCCGACTCGCCGGGCTGAAACGTTGTCGGTCGAAGACTTCCTCCGGTTTGCTGCTGCGCTCCGTTGACGAGGTGCGAGACTAGCCTGCTCCTCCACTTTCCCTCCACGGTCTTTAGGAGGTGGTCTAGATGGTCCCCCACTGCGTGTTGAGTGGCCAGCATCCATATAAATGATCCCTCCAAGCTCGCTTGTTATCTCCAGGGATGGGGGCTGTCGATCTTCTACTGCGCGTAACTTTCTCACCCGCCCACCCACTGGCACGCCGAGACATGCCATTAGCCCGGGCGAGGGGAGTCCGCGACCGCGCGTTGCGCGAGCACAGAAGATCATCAGGCTCCATCCCCTCCTCTCGTTTGAAATGACCCATTCCCTGTGCTAGCATCCGCCTATGGGTGCATCCACTTCGGCCAAGCGGGGAGAGGCCCGCGGCGCCGCTTCCCCCCCTTCACACATTAAGCGAGAAGTGATCGGAGTTGTCCTGATCGCGTTGAGCCTGCTTACGCTGCTCAGTCTCGTCTCGTTCGTGCCCAATGGCCTGAATTCAGCATTGGGACCAGCGGCTGCCGGTTCGTCGGCCTCACAGAACCTCATTGGATCCGTCGGGGCGCTCTTTGCGTCGGCACTCTTTTCCTTGATCGGCGGTGCGGCCTATTTCTTTCCTCTTCTGCTGGGCCTATTCGGCGTCCGCTGTTTCACGCAGAGCGACCTGTCGATCCGGCTGCGGTACGCCGGCGCGTCGCTGGCGGCACTCCTGTTTCTCAGTGGCTTTCTCCATCTTGAAATCACGGCAGTGCCGACCCTCTCAAGCGGCTTCATTTATCGGGGTATGGCGGGGGGCTTCTTCGGGCAACAGCTGGCCGAGGGCCTGCGAGCCTATTTTGCGAGTACCGGCGCGCACATTCTGATCATGGCGGGCCTCTTGGTCTCGGTCATTTTCACGACGCCTATCTCGCTCTCGGAGATTGCGCAGAAGCTTCCAGGCTGGGGCAATGGGTTGCTCACCCGGGTGCGTGGGTGGATCCCGGAACGACCGGTGGAAGAAGCAGTCCCTGAGTCGCCCAAGAAAGCTAAACAGAAATCTTCGAAATCCATCCGTGCGGTGATCGAGGAGTCGCTCCCTGACGCGGTCGCAGAACCGGAGTTGGATTGGCCGGTCATTCAGCCCTCGCGACGACAGACCCCCGAACCGGCAGAAGCGATCGAGGAGGAGTCCGACCAACCGGTTTTTGCCATTCAGGCGAAGACCGGCGACTATATGTTGCCGGATCCGGCCCTACTCTTGAGCGAGCCGTCAGGTCCTCTGGGGCGTGTGACAGAAGAAGAAATCAAGGCGCAATCGGACGTGCTGACCCGCGCACTCATCAGTTTTGGTATCGCAGGGAGGGTGACGGAAGTCCGTCCTGGACCGGTTGTGACGATGTACGAGTTCGAGCCGTCTCCGGGGACCAAGGTCGCACGGATTGTGAACCTGGCCGACGACTTGGCCCTGGCCTTGAAGGCGGTCAGTCTCCGGATCGTTGCGCCGGTTCCGGGGAAATCGGTGGTCGGGATCGAGGTGCCGAACCTCTACCGCGAGACGGTGTCGATGAAGGAAGTCATGACGAGCGAGGCGTTCTCACGCGCCAAATCGAAGCTCAGCTTAGCGTTGGGGAAAGACATTTTCGGCGCTCCCCTGATTGCCGATCTGAAAACGATGCCGCACTTGCTGGTCGCGGGCGCCACCGGGGCCGGGAAAAGCGTCAGCCTCAATACGATGCTCTTGAGCATACTGTTTTCAGCCAGGCCCGATGAGGTCAAGCTGCTCCTGATCGATCCCAAGATGCTCGAATTCCAAACGTACGACGGGATTCCTCACTTGTTGCGGCCGGTCATTACCGATCCCAAGTCAGCAGCACGTGGACTCAGCTGGGTCGTGGCTGAAATGGAGCGGCGCTACAAATTACTGTCTGAGGCAGCGGTCAGAAATATCGATGCCTACAACCGAAAGGTCGCAGGGGCGCAGGGTGTGTTGGAGGCAGAAGCGGCGGCGAAGTCGGACCAGCCTGAATTGCCCATCCAGTTTCTGTCTGAAGAGGAACGGCTCTCTGCCGGAGAGACGGCGCTTCCCGAGGGAAGCCCAGGATCGTTTATGCCACCGAAGACTCCGCCGGAGCCCTTGCCCTATATCGTCGTGATGATCGATGAGTTGGCGGATTTGATGATGGTGGCGCCAAAGGAAGTGGAAGACAAGATTGCCCGGTTGGCTCAGATGGCCCGTGCATCGGGGATCCATCTCGTGCTGGCGACGCAGCGCCCGTCGGTCGATGTGCTGACCGGTTTGATCAAGGCGAATTTCCCGGCTCGTATTGCCTTTCAAGTGTCGTCGAAGACCGATTCACGCACGATCTTGGATGCGAACGGTGCAGAAGCGCTGTTGGGCCGTGGAGATCTGCTCTATATGGCATCGGGGACTGGACGTCTCATGCGGGGGCACGGATCGTTTGTGTCGGATGAGGATGTCCGTCGTGTAGTCGAGTTCGTGAAGGATCAAGCGAAGCCTGCCTATAATCAGGAGTTGCAGATCGCGCTGAAACAAGAAGATGCCAAAGAAGAAGAGGCCCTGGACGAAGTCTATGAGCAGGCGAAGGAGTTGGTCCTGTCGACCGGCCAAGCGTCGGCGTCGCTGATTCAGCGTCGGTTGCGAGTGGGTTATCCTCGGGCCGCTCGAATGATCGAACAAATGGAGTCGGACGGTATTGTGGGCGCGGCTGGCCGCGATGGACGGAGAGAGGTTGTGGGGCGGCGAGGGCCGGTGGGAGAGGCAGAAGAGGCGTGAGGAGCGTGGAGGGTCACTGCCCTGCTCGCAGAACGCGCACGGTGATACTGTGCTTGTTCGCTGCGTGCAATTGTAGTAACCCTCCACTCCCCTCTATATGGGCATGATGAAAAAAATGAACTGGACATGTTTTGTCGGAGGTGTGCTTGTTTGTGTTGGGAGCCTATTCTCACCGCTGACATTTGCTGCCGCGGATGAGGATAGCGAAAAGGCATTGAAGGAAGTGCGAGAGGTGGTTAAGCAGCTTCAGGCGCGGTATGAGAAAACGAAAGACCTCCAGGCGGACTTTACGCAGAAGACGACGATCGAGGGGTTCGACAGGGCCATCACGTCCACGGGGAAGGTCTATATCAAAAAACCTGGCCGGTTACGCTGGAGTTATCTCGATCCGTCGGTCGAAGATATTTATGTCAATTCGGACGATGTCAAAGTCTATGTGCCTGAGCATCGGCAAGTCCTGGTGGGAAAGTTGACGCAGATGGCTGCGTCCAAGGCACCCTTGGAGCTCTTGCTTGGAGCCGCGAAGCTCGATGAGTCATACGAGATTGAGCCGACGCCGGGGAAGGGACGAGGTGTGGGTGGAATCAGACTGTTGACCCTCCTGCCGAAATCCCAGGAGGGTGAGGCGGGGCGATCGTTACAGCGGATTGTGCTCGAAGTATTTCCCAAGACCTATTTTATTCGGACGGTGACGCTTCATGAAATGAGCGGCAATGTCGCACGGTTTGAGTTTTCGTCGCTCCAATCCAACATCGGTCTGGGCGATGCCGTCTTCGACTTGAAGTTGCCGGCCGATGTGGAAGTGGTAAAGGCTCCGGTATTCAGCGCCCCGCAGTGAATGTGGCTGGTACCGGTTCGAGCACGCGCAGTGGACTGTTGAACAATAGGTACATGTATGAGCCAGACGGTGAGCAGTTCGTTAATTGAAGCGGTCAATGATGCGGTCACGCGGCTGGATTTCGATCGGCTCTCCCGTGAGTATTGGGACCAGAACGAGTTCCTGTTTATTCCGCAATTTCTCTCCCGGTCGGTGGTGGAAGAACATCTCGTCCCCCAGGCTCAAGGTGTGAAGGGCGAGCTGAATCGCAACTATATCCCAGGCCACAAAAAGGGCGGGAGCGTGAGTTACTATACGGTGATGAAGAAGGCTCCGCGCTTTCTCGATCTCTATCGATCCGAGGCCTTCATCGGGCTGTTGAGCCGCCTGGTCAAGGCCAAGCTCAGTCTGTGCCCTGAGAACGATCCCCATTCCTGTGCGCTGTATTACTATACCGAGCCGGGGGACCACATCGGGTTTCACTATGACACCTCCTATTACAAAGGGGCCCGCTATACCATTTTGATGGGACTCGTCGATCGATCGACGCAATGCAAACTGGTCTGTGAGCTCTTTAAAGATGATCCGGTCAAATCACCCAAGCATCTGGAGTTGATTACGCAACCGGGCGATCTCGTGATTTTCAACGGGGATAAGCTCTGGCATGCGGTGACGCCACTCGGCGAGGGGGAGGAACGGATTGCCCTCACGATGGAATACGTCACTGACCCGGACATGGGAACGATCAAGCGGCTTTATTCCAACCTCAAAGATTCCTTTGCCTACTTCGGCCTCCGCACGGTCTTCAAGCAGGCCTTTGCTTCTTCCAAACGGCCTCGCACGTAGCAGGTGCTGGCAACCCCTTATCACCAGGCCGACCTCCTAGTGCGCCAAGAACGCACCTTTCCCTAGATAAGTATTCTGTCACGCCAGATCTGGCATTCCGGTGTTTGAGGCCACAGATTTTTTCTAGAAAAACAAGCAAACGGGTTGAGCGACCCCTCTCGATAGCCCTGAGCGGAGCTACTGAGCCACCCTTTCTCCGTCCGCCCGCGAGGCTGACATCACGAGCTTGGTTACAATCTGGCCCGCAAGGCTTTGATAGGCTGTTTGCAATTCAGCGCGGAAATGAGAGGCGCTATCTTTAGTCCAGTCCATATAGGGACGGGGAGTGCTCAGATAGCCGAATTTCCGCTGATCGAGAAGACCATTGTCATGCGCCCTCAATAGCTTTGTTTGAACGAGTACGTAGAGGCTTGAATTCGATTTCTGGAATATCGCGTCTAGCGGGACGGTGGCTTTTGCCATGATTGGATTAATTGCACGGTTATTCTCACCTGGTTCCGGCAATTCTTCTGACGTGACTTCCGCTAACCCTAACTCCAAGACTTCGGTTTCCAGGATGGTATCAGGACTTTGGAGATCTATAGTCTCAAAACCATCAGCTAATGAGGGATCTTCGTCTAGTGATGGTTGACGATGCACCGGACAGCAGGAGGGAAGAGTGCGACGAACGTAATCTCTCAAGGTCGCCTGAATTTTTAATTGTTCTTGGGCCTCATGTAGAGTCTTTTCCCATTCTTCCACCTGCTCGATATTATGTGCCGTGAATCCTCCTTGGATTCCTGCCGCGGTGGT
This region includes:
- a CDS encoding outer membrane lipoprotein carrier protein LolA, which translates into the protein MVKQLQARYEKTKDLQADFTQKTTIEGFDRAITSTGKVYIKKPGRLRWSYLDPSVEDIYVNSDDVKVYVPEHRQVLVGKLTQMAASKAPLELLLGAAKLDESYEIEPTPGKGRGVGGIRLLTLLPKSQEGEAGRSLQRIVLEVFPKTYFIRTVTLHEMSGNVARFEFSSLQSNIGLGDAVFDLKLPADVEVVKAPVFSAPQ
- the rsmA gene encoding 16S rRNA (adenine(1518)-N(6)/adenine(1519)-N(6))-dimethyltransferase RsmA, which translates into the protein MSIPDLPPPLKRLGQNFLIDPNIVRKIVALADLSPNDHVLEIGPGRGVLTEMLSHAAGRVTAVELDPRLHAYLETRQAEFPNVELVCDDALAYPVERLPMGTVVVANLPYYISTPLLFRLLDQRGRFPRMVLMLQNEVADRLVARPGGSDYGVLSVMAQYAADITKSFRVSAQCFRPRPDVGSAVVLLRANEHLRLGLQEEVAFRAFVKAAFAHRRKTLINSLRDEGFEIHRVAETLERLEIGPTRRAETLSVEDFLRFAAALR
- a CDS encoding DNA translocase FtsK, whose product is MGASTSAKRGEARGAASPPSHIKREVIGVVLIALSLLTLLSLVSFVPNGLNSALGPAAAGSSASQNLIGSVGALFASALFSLIGGAAYFFPLLLGLFGVRCFTQSDLSIRLRYAGASLAALLFLSGFLHLEITAVPTLSSGFIYRGMAGGFFGQQLAEGLRAYFASTGAHILIMAGLLVSVIFTTPISLSEIAQKLPGWGNGLLTRVRGWIPERPVEEAVPESPKKAKQKSSKSIRAVIEESLPDAVAEPELDWPVIQPSRRQTPEPAEAIEEESDQPVFAIQAKTGDYMLPDPALLLSEPSGPLGRVTEEEIKAQSDVLTRALISFGIAGRVTEVRPGPVVTMYEFEPSPGTKVARIVNLADDLALALKAVSLRIVAPVPGKSVVGIEVPNLYRETVSMKEVMTSEAFSRAKSKLSLALGKDIFGAPLIADLKTMPHLLVAGATGAGKSVSLNTMLLSILFSARPDEVKLLLIDPKMLEFQTYDGIPHLLRPVITDPKSAARGLSWVVAEMERRYKLLSEAAVRNIDAYNRKVAGAQGVLEAEAAAKSDQPELPIQFLSEEERLSAGETALPEGSPGSFMPPKTPPEPLPYIVVMIDELADLMMVAPKEVEDKIARLAQMARASGIHLVLATQRPSVDVLTGLIKANFPARIAFQVSSKTDSRTILDANGAEALLGRGDLLYMASGTGRLMRGHGSFVSDEDVRRVVEFVKDQAKPAYNQELQIALKQEDAKEEEALDEVYEQAKELVLSTGQASASLIQRRLRVGYPRAARMIEQMESDGIVGAAGRDGRREVVGRRGPVGEAEEA
- a CDS encoding 2OG-Fe(II) oxygenase gives rise to the protein MSQTVSSSLIEAVNDAVTRLDFDRLSREYWDQNEFLFIPQFLSRSVVEEHLVPQAQGVKGELNRNYIPGHKKGGSVSYYTVMKKAPRFLDLYRSEAFIGLLSRLVKAKLSLCPENDPHSCALYYYTEPGDHIGFHYDTSYYKGARYTILMGLVDRSTQCKLVCELFKDDPVKSPKHLELITQPGDLVIFNGDKLWHAVTPLGEGEERIALTMEYVTDPDMGTIKRLYSNLKDSFAYFGLRTVFKQAFASSKRPRT
- the pdxA gene encoding 4-hydroxythreonine-4-phosphate dehydrogenase PdxA; protein product: MTKAKDKPLLGITMGDPAGIGPEVIAKALALAKVRRLCRPLVIGSFPVMQQVVKSLKLKMNVIRVEGHEAVPSRSNDFAVLDPLDRPLGRFPRGVAASATGAASVLFIKKAVELAQIGCIDGMVTAPINKEAINMAGCHFPGHTELLADLTKTQDSGMMIIGGPLRIMFVTTHVAIKDLSSLLTQAKIEKAIRLAHVALKDLFGIKKPRVGVAALNPHAGEHGLFGDEEARIILPAARAAQAQGIRASDPLPADTLFGKAARGDYDGVVALYHDQGLIPLKLVAFGTCVNLTVGLPIIRTSVDHGTAFDIVGKGIADPGSLVEAITLAATLAKRR